In Desulfonatronovibrio magnus, a single window of DNA contains:
- a CDS encoding type II toxin-antitoxin system HicB family antitoxin, with translation MYSFIFRKSDKYWVALCLENGLVGQGTSKDEAASKLKEAIESFEEVLAEDENVYSGPIPIRELHEFLTIENADAEDTTTFELRAVHA, from the coding sequence ATGTATTCATTTATATTCAGGAAAAGTGATAAATACTGGGTAGCTCTTTGTCTTGAGAATGGTCTTGTTGGACAGGGAACCAGCAAAGATGAGGCTGCATCAAAATTAAAAGAAGCGATAGAATCTTTTGAAGAGGTGCTTGCTGAAGATGAAAATGTTTATAGTGGGCCGATACCGATTCGGGAACTACATGAATTTCTAACCATAGAAAATGCTGACGCTGAGGATACAACAACCTTCGAATTAAGAGCTGTTCATGCCTAA
- a CDS encoding type II toxin-antitoxin system HicA family toxin: MPKSIPSLKPKQLIKIIKKNGCEFYREGKGDHRIFIRVVQGKKHTAPIDMGAGEMSPPYVIRIFRQLGFTDVEIDKIFS, encoded by the coding sequence ATGCCTAAATCTATCCCTTCTCTCAAGCCCAAACAACTAATCAAAATCATAAAAAAGAATGGCTGCGAGTTTTATCGGGAAGGCAAAGGCGACCACAGAATATTCATTAGAGTAGTCCAGGGAAAAAAGCATACTGCCCCAATTGATATGGGAGCAGGGGAAATGTCACCGCCTTATGTAATCCGAATTTTCAGGCAACTGGGTTTTACTGATGTTGAGATTGATAAAATCTTCAGTTGA
- a CDS encoding HigA family addiction module antitoxin — translation MNYCPCRSLTNVAKHGKTVNLRTCPLSLLNERRRITSDTALRLSRYFGTSAEFWMNLQQAYDLKIARESTWSDIEVAVRPLCVNA, via the coding sequence ATGAATTACTGTCCTTGTAGATCCTTAACGAATGTAGCGAAACATGGCAAAACAGTCAATCTAAGAACCTGTCCCCTTTCTCTTCTAAATGAGAGAAGAAGGATAACCTCTGATACGGCCTTGCGCCTGAGCAGGTACTTTGGAACCTCAGCGGAATTCTGGATGAACCTTCAGCAGGCTTATGATCTGAAGATAGCCAGGGAAAGTACATGGTCGGACATTGAAGTGGCTGTCAGACCTCTGTGTGTGAATGCATAA